One region of Camelina sativa cultivar DH55 chromosome 6, Cs, whole genome shotgun sequence genomic DNA includes:
- the LOC104790624 gene encoding pollen receptor-like kinase 3, whose translation MTAVLFLCFILLCILFTSSLQHVSESEPLVRFKSSVNITKGDLNSWRTGTDPCNGKWFGIYCQKGQTVSGIHVTRLGLSGTINVEDLKDLPNLRTIRLDNNLLSGPLPPFFMLHGLKSLLLSNNSFSGEISDDFFKETPQLKRVFLDNNRLSGKIPSSLMQLLGIEELHMQGNQFSGEIPPPAAGNTILKSLDLSNNNLEGEIPKSIAERKNLEMKFEGNQKLCGPPLSTKCEDKPSSTGEKNEVTTKAIFMVILFLLIFLIVVAIITRWKKKRQPEFRMLGKDHLSDQESVEVRVPDSVKKPIESSKKRSNTDGSSKKGSSHGKGGGGGPGGGGMGDIIMVNSEKGSFGLPDLMKAAAEVLGNGSLGSAYKAVMANGLSVVVKRIRDMNKLARDAFDIEMQHFGKLRHPNVLTPLAYHYRREEKLVVSEYMPKSSLLYVLHGDRGVYHSELTWAIRLKIIQGVARGMDFLHEEFASYDLPHGNLKSSNVLLSETYEPLISDYAFLPLLQPNNASQALFAFKSPEFVQNQQISPKSDVYCLGIILLEVMTGKFPSQYLNNGKGGTDIVEWVQSSIAQHKEEELIDPEIAINTDSMQQMVELLQIGAACIASNPDERQNMKEIVRRIERVTL comes from the exons ATGACTGCTGTTCTATTTCTCTGCTTCATCCTCCTCTGTATCTTATTCACCTCTTCTTTGCAACACGTTAGTGAATCAGAGCCGCTCGTGCGGTTCAAGAGCTCAGTAAATATAACTAAAGGAGACTTGAATTCATGGAGAACAGGAACCGATCCTTGCAATGGAAAATGGTTTGGGATCTATTGCCAAAAGGGTCAAACAGTTTCAGGCATTCATGTCACCCGGCTCGGTCTCTCCGGGACCATCAATGTAGAAGATTTAAAGGATCTCCCAAATCTAAGGACGATCAGGCTTGACAACAATCTCCTCTCAGGTCCACTCCCTCCTTTCTTCATGTTACATGGCTTGAAATCGCTTTTGCTCTCAAACAATAGCTTTTCCGGTGAGATTTCTGACGATTTCTTCAAGGAAACCCCACAGCTCAAGCGGGTTTTTCTCGATAACAACCGGCTATCTGGAAAAATCCCCTCTTCTTTGATGCAGCTCTTAGGTATTGAGGAGCTTCACATGCAAGGCAACCAGTTCTCGGGTGAGATACCTCCTCCTGCAGCGGGCAACACAATTCTAAAATCTCTCGACCTCTCCAACAATAACCTGGAGGGAGAGATCCCAAAAAGCATTGCCGAGAGGAAGAATCTAGAGATGAAATTTGAAGGGAATCAGAAGCTTTGCGGGCCACCTCTGAGTACAAAATGTGAGGATAAACCTTCATCAACAGGAGAGAAGAATGAGGTTACGACGAAAGCTATCTTTAtggtcattttgtttcttttgatattcTTGATTGTGGTGGCGATCATAAcaagatggaagaaaaagagGCAGCCCGAGTTTAGAATGCTCGGCAAGGACCATCTAAGCGATCAAGAAAGCGTGGAAGTCCGTGTACCTGACTCAGTAAAGAAACCTATCGAGTCAAGCAAGAAGAGGAGTAACACAGACGGTTCCTCAAAAAAAGGTTCATCACACGGGAAAGGTGGAGGTGGGGGTCCGGGAGGAGGAGGCATGGGAGACATTATTATGGTTAATAGCGAGAAAGGTTCCTTTGGTTTACCTGATCTCATGAAGGCTGCAGCTGAGGTGCTAGGAAACGGTAGCCTTGGATCGGCCTATAAAGCAGTGATGGCTAATGGATTATCTGTGGTTGTGAAGAGGATTAGGGATATGAATAAACTTGCGCGTGATGCATTTGATATTGAGATGCAACACTTCGGGAAACTTCGTCACCCTAACGTTCTAACCCCTCTAGCTTATCACTATCGTCGTGAAGAGAAGCTTGTCGTCTCTGAATATATGCCTAAGAGTAGTCTACTCTATGTTTTGCACG gGGATCGCGGGGTTTATCACTCAGAGCTAACTTGGGCAATAAGGTTGAAAATCATACAAGGAGTGGCGCGTGGAATGGACTTTTTGCATGAGGAGTTTGCGTCCTACGATCTCCCACATGGAAATCTAAAATCCAGCAACGTTCTACTAAGTGAAACCTATGAGCCATTGATTAGCGACTACGCTTTCCTCCCACTTCTTCAGCCTAATAACGCCTCACAAGCTTTGTTCGCATTTAAATCCCCTGAGTTCGTACAAAACCAGCAAATTTCCCCAAAATCAGACGTATATTGTCTTGGAATTATCCTTCTTGAGGTCATGACAGGGAAATTTCCTTCTCAGTACCTAAATAATGGTAAAGGGGGGACCGATATAGTTGAGTGGGTACAATCTTCTATCGCGcaacataaagaagaagagcttataGATCCAGAGATAGCAATTAATACTGATTCGATGCAGCAAATGGTGGAATTGTTGCAGATCGGGGCTGCGTGTATCGCAAGTAACCCGGACGAGAGACAAAACATGAAGGAGATTGTTAGAAGGATAGAACGAGTGACACTTTGA